The following proteins come from a genomic window of Syntrophorhabdaceae bacterium:
- the dut gene encoding dUTP diphosphatase, whose product MEKLEVFVSRKDGALLPQYATSASSGLDLCAFLDEALTMKPLERILVPTGIFISIPKGFEAEIRPRSGVAYKYGVTVLNTPGTIDADYRGEIKVILINLGAEPFVIRNGDRIAQMVFKSVTQIDWRLVDALPGTERGEGGFGSTGIS is encoded by the coding sequence GTGGAAAAGTTAGAGGTCTTTGTCTCCAGGAAGGATGGGGCGCTTCTTCCACAGTATGCCACGAGCGCTTCATCGGGACTGGATCTCTGCGCATTCCTGGACGAAGCCCTCACCATGAAACCCCTTGAAAGGATCCTGGTTCCAACGGGGATCTTTATCAGCATCCCTAAAGGATTTGAGGCTGAGATAAGACCCAGAAGCGGCGTCGCATATAAATACGGTGTGACTGTTCTCAATACACCGGGTACGATCGATGCCGATTACAGGGGAGAGATCAAGGTGATCCTTATCAACCTTGGGGCTGAACCGTTTGTGATCCGGAACGGGGACAGGATTGCCCAGATGGTTTTTAAATCTGTGACGCAGATCGACTGGAGACTGGTCGATGCTTTACCTGGAACGGAAAGGGGCGAAGGCGGCTTCGGGTCAACAGGGATATCATGA
- a CDS encoding pitrilysin family protein, producing MYRKTILDNGITVVTESIPYFSTVSLGIWWKTGSRSEHQNNNGVSHFIEHMLFKGTSKRTAYDIAREIDAVGGTINAFTGKEYTCLYARVLKKDMDTALDILADMCRNSLFDNGDIEREKYVITQEIKMIEDNPEEYIYDMFNASYFKNHSLGMPILGSQQNVEGFTKEQLKEYFADYYSPRNAIITITGRIKHEDAVTRVSRFFSDLRGGGIEGPSIISPEPYNVFNIYEKELEHVYLCIGTRGASQVDRRRYCLYILNAVMGGSMSSHLFQEIREKRGLVYNIYSYVNCYHDTGTFGISTSTSKESIVEVLQLIKDEIARIKDDGITDAELAFSKEHIKGNLFISLESSETRMGRLAKNEIYFGNYIPLKETLHEIDSIQKSDVDEIGKFLFERPGDISLTVLGSVAGNKLENLWKS from the coding sequence ATGTATAGAAAAACAATTCTTGATAATGGTATAACCGTTGTTACTGAATCCATCCCATACTTTTCAACGGTTTCCCTGGGGATCTGGTGGAAGACAGGCAGCCGAAGCGAGCATCAAAATAATAACGGGGTCTCTCATTTTATTGAACATATGCTGTTCAAGGGGACATCGAAAAGGACTGCCTATGATATTGCACGGGAGATCGATGCCGTCGGCGGCACGATAAATGCCTTTACCGGGAAGGAGTATACCTGCCTCTATGCGCGGGTCTTAAAGAAGGACATGGACACGGCCCTCGATATCCTTGCAGACATGTGCAGGAATTCCCTTTTTGACAACGGCGATATCGAACGGGAGAAGTACGTCATCACGCAGGAGATCAAGATGATCGAGGATAATCCTGAAGAGTATATCTACGACATGTTTAATGCCTCATACTTTAAAAACCACTCGCTCGGCATGCCCATCCTCGGTTCGCAGCAGAACGTGGAAGGTTTTACGAAGGAACAACTAAAAGAATATTTTGCCGATTATTATTCCCCGAGAAACGCCATCATTACCATAACCGGCAGGATCAAGCATGAGGACGCCGTAACAAGGGTGAGCAGGTTCTTTTCCGACCTCCGGGGAGGAGGCATCGAAGGTCCTTCAATAATCAGCCCTGAACCGTATAATGTCTTTAATATCTATGAAAAGGAACTGGAGCATGTCTACTTATGTATCGGGACACGTGGGGCGAGCCAGGTCGACAGGAGGAGATACTGCCTCTATATACTCAATGCCGTTATGGGCGGAAGCATGAGTTCTCACCTGTTTCAGGAGATACGGGAAAAAAGAGGGCTCGTTTACAATATTTACTCCTATGTAAACTGCTATCATGATACAGGTACGTTCGGTATATCCACGTCAACTTCGAAGGAATCTATCGTAGAGGTGCTGCAGTTGATCAAAGATGAGATTGCAAGAATAAAGGACGATGGTATTACCGATGCCGAACTCGCATTTTCCAAGGAACACATTAAAGGTAACCTTTTTATCTCCCTTGAGAGTTCCGAGACAAGAATGGGAAGATTGGCAAAGAACGAGATATACTTTGGAAACTATATACCACTGAAAGAGACACTCCACGAGATAGACAGCATCCAGAAAAGTGACGTAGACGAGATAGGGAAGTTCCTTTTTGAGCGTCCCGGAGATATATCCCTCACAGTACTCGGCAGTGTCGCCGGCAACAAGCTGGAGAACCTGTGGAAAAGTTAG